The following proteins are encoded in a genomic region of Maribacter hydrothermalis:
- a CDS encoding beta strand repeat-containing protein has translation MSLKHIYCFLMLFSTISFYSQETYLDNFSNVSYSNNNGTQNFSTDWIETGDSNAGPTAQYLRINSNRLELYYLYNENIRRSANLSSASSATLSFNWQSVNLSGSRALDVQVSSNGGASYTSVGTITGNTTGTFNQDITSFISANTTVRFAKTNTNWNSNQYAYIDNFQITTTTIPPTPALEINDVIVNEDGGSVTFTVTHNNIAASGPYVVTYQTANGSADFGSDYTSDTNTLNFNGQTGRSRTVTISILDDTLLENSETFFLQLISSTDPAVDISDFGTATITDDDSISMTNGTTSNDCGLVFLDPGSFGDYGNNENVIHTLCPEPGTDYVSVTFTSFDVRSGDSLFIYDGSSTSASLIGQYDNNNIPSIINASNGGTGCLTFRFVSNNSNTGTGFEAEINCFEEGPLLVINDVSLAEDGGNMVFTVTSTRAAHGINIFLFGFVNTQFTVNYTTVNGSAIGGSDFTTTTGTLTFSGAIGNQRTISVPITNDGIPELDENFFIEFTSANAPNGQVNFSDTGEGTINSQILANVPLTLFNQFDGRYDYATTGGTLRTGNNDSRATSAAITTNSSNQLTSIIPNTGVVEKAYLYWAHSGGTRDENVTFEGQTVSANFVYQTVLEDMSFYGYVSDVTNIISGIGNLNTNVFDFSNLSIDNTGSYYTRATTLGGWSLMVFYEDQSLPAVNINLYQGFDGLSNEGTSFTLDSFYAIAGVGAKATFLSWEGDASLDGNTGTNPEALSITNESANTFNLTGDGGNPGNNAYNSTIYDNTISPVYNTPNIYGVDLDTYDISTYISPGDSQVTANVDMAQDFVINNVVVIKVPSNLIAGTVFEDMNYPGGNGRNQTLSSGTGVSGAIVELFEDNGTFVERKTTNINGDYSFGGMEDGDYFVKVVNNTVSSNRTGGLNCGTCFPIQTFRSYGNATTVTEVTTEIGGANPAASIDAALGILNNAQSISEVTVASNGVTGIDFGFNFNTIVNTNENGQGSLEQFILNSNALDESTLNIEANSMFNPALGDDVSIFMIPPSGDSFGRTADSNFSNGYFDILLSNGNPLSIVTGDNTIIDGRTQTAYSGDTNVGVLGSGGNTVGVSNSVLPNFNRPEIQVHRDNGDVFRTSGTNVGIRNLSIFASSNSGIRVDGGSLSVSNNIIGLDATGITTNDLNIGIENLSGNLTADGNYIANSGDNAILVNGGTSSIIQNNHLANNGNAACDDAILLTGGSGIQILQNLIDTSASTAIDGEAISGGVIISENSLTSSGQNGGNCTGSPQQMAIRLAGDGSEIISNKIYSNGGAGISIIGGVSNRISQNSIYANGTVSDALGIDLNNDGVTLNDSSDSDSGPNNRENFPVISGAYISGTNLVVTGWAASGTTVEVFFTDINEGSALLGDNQLGLSQDYGEGQTYIGSAVEGSAADQDGSISSYLDDDGNTDNTNKYKFVFPLPSGTVLGDQITTTGTRSNSTSEFSPMVVISAYTVITNRRITYRIKSN, from the coding sequence ATGAGCTTAAAACATATTTATTGTTTCTTAATGTTATTCTCTACAATTAGTTTCTATAGTCAAGAAACATATTTAGATAATTTTAGTAACGTGTCTTATTCTAATAATAATGGTACTCAAAATTTTTCTACTGATTGGATAGAAACCGGTGATTCAAATGCTGGACCAACGGCTCAATACTTAAGAATTAATAGTAATAGATTAGAATTATATTATTTATATAATGAAAATATTCGTAGATCAGCTAATTTATCTAGTGCTTCATCAGCGACACTATCTTTTAATTGGCAATCGGTAAACCTGTCTGGAAGTAGGGCTTTGGATGTCCAAGTGTCAAGTAATGGCGGAGCTAGTTACACCTCGGTAGGTACAATAACGGGTAATACAACTGGTACATTCAATCAAGATATTACATCTTTTATTTCTGCAAATACAACCGTAAGATTTGCAAAAACAAATACTAACTGGAATAGCAATCAATATGCATATATAGACAATTTTCAAATTACTACTACAACTATACCGCCAACACCAGCTCTTGAAATTAATGATGTAATTGTTAATGAAGATGGCGGTAGCGTTACTTTTACCGTAACACATAATAATATTGCTGCATCAGGGCCATATGTTGTTACATATCAAACTGCTAATGGTTCAGCTGATTTTGGTTCTGATTATACTTCGGATACAAATACCCTTAATTTTAATGGGCAAACTGGTAGATCCAGGACTGTAACTATCAGTATATTAGATGATACATTATTGGAAAATTCAGAAACTTTTTTCTTGCAATTGATTTCATCTACGGATCCCGCTGTTGATATTTCAGATTTTGGTACTGCAACTATTACTGATGATGATTCTATTTCAATGACCAACGGAACTACATCTAATGATTGTGGTTTGGTTTTTTTAGATCCCGGTAGTTTTGGAGACTATGGTAATAATGAAAATGTTATACATACACTTTGCCCAGAGCCTGGTACTGATTATGTTTCTGTTACATTTACAAGTTTTGATGTACGCTCAGGTGATTCCTTGTTTATTTATGATGGTAGTTCAACAAGTGCTTCTTTAATAGGGCAATATGACAATAATAATATTCCATCAATTATAAATGCATCAAATGGAGGTACGGGGTGCTTAACTTTTAGGTTTGTATCTAACAATTCTAATACGGGAACAGGTTTTGAAGCAGAAATTAACTGCTTTGAAGAGGGGCCTTTATTAGTTATAAACGATGTATCGTTGGCAGAAGATGGAGGTAATATGGTTTTTACCGTAACTTCAACAAGGGCAGCGCACGGAATAAATATTTTCTTATTTGGTTTTGTAAATACACAATTTACGGTTAATTATACTACTGTTAATGGCTCTGCTATTGGAGGTAGTGATTTTACAACAACTACAGGAACACTTACATTTAGCGGAGCAATTGGGAATCAAAGGACAATTTCTGTACCCATTACAAATGATGGAATACCTGAATTAGATGAAAATTTCTTCATTGAATTTACAAGTGCCAATGCACCAAACGGTCAAGTTAATTTTAGTGATACGGGTGAAGGAACAATTAATTCACAGATTTTGGCAAATGTTCCATTGACCCTCTTTAACCAATTTGATGGTAGATACGACTATGCAACCACAGGGGGTACTTTAAGAACTGGAAATAATGATTCGAGGGCAACATCTGCTGCAATAACCACTAATTCCTCTAATCAGTTGACATCTATTATACCCAATACTGGCGTAGTAGAAAAAGCTTATTTGTATTGGGCACATTCTGGTGGTACTAGAGATGAAAACGTAACATTTGAGGGTCAAACAGTATCGGCTAATTTTGTATATCAAACGGTATTGGAGGATATGAGTTTTTATGGCTATGTTAGTGATGTTACCAATATTATAAGTGGTATAGGAAATTTAAACACCAATGTTTTTGATTTTTCAAATTTAAGTATAGACAACACGGGAAGCTATTATACTAGGGCTACCACATTGGGAGGATGGTCATTAATGGTTTTCTATGAGGACCAGTCCTTGCCAGCAGTAAATATTAACCTCTATCAGGGTTTCGATGGGCTGTCAAATGAAGGAACTTCTTTTACGCTAGATTCATTTTACGCTATTGCGGGTGTTGGAGCCAAGGCAACATTTTTATCTTGGGAAGGAGATGCGTCTTTGGATGGGAACACTGGTACCAACCCTGAGGCTCTTTCTATTACCAATGAAAGCGCTAACACTTTTAATTTAACAGGTGATGGGGGCAATCCAGGTAATAACGCTTATAATTCAACTATATATGATAACACCATATCACCTGTATACAACACCCCCAATATATATGGTGTTGATTTGGATACTTATGATATCTCAACATACATATCACCAGGTGATTCACAAGTTACGGCCAATGTAGATATGGCTCAAGATTTTGTTATAAATAATGTAGTGGTAATTAAAGTACCATCTAACTTAATTGCTGGTACCGTATTCGAGGATATGAATTATCCAGGCGGCAATGGTAGAAATCAAACACTGTCATCTGGCACTGGAGTTTCAGGTGCAATAGTTGAACTTTTTGAAGATAATGGAACTTTCGTAGAACGAAAAACCACCAATATAAATGGTGATTATTCATTTGGTGGAATGGAAGATGGCGATTACTTCGTAAAAGTTGTAAATAATACCGTAAGCTCTAATAGAACAGGAGGTCTAAATTGTGGTACATGTTTTCCTATTCAAACCTTTAGAAGTTATGGAAATGCAACTACAGTTACGGAAGTGACTACAGAGATAGGAGGTGCAAATCCTGCTGCTTCAATAGATGCTGCTTTGGGAATACTAAACAATGCACAATCAATTTCCGAAGTAACCGTTGCAAGTAACGGGGTAACAGGCATTGATTTTGGCTTTAATTTTAATACTATAGTAAATACTAATGAAAATGGACAAGGTTCCTTGGAGCAGTTTATCCTAAATTCTAATGCTTTAGATGAGAGTACGTTAAATATAGAAGCTAATAGTATGTTTAATCCAGCCTTAGGTGACGATGTTTCTATTTTTATGATACCACCTTCTGGAGATAGTTTTGGCAGAACAGCTGACTCCAATTTTTCAAATGGCTATTTTGATATTTTATTATCAAATGGCAATCCTTTATCAATTGTTACCGGAGATAATACTATAATTGATGGGCGCACCCAAACCGCATATTCAGGAGATACAAATGTAGGAGTTTTGGGTTCTGGAGGAAATACCGTCGGTGTTTCCAATTCGGTATTGCCAAACTTTAATAGACCAGAAATACAAGTTCATCGGGATAATGGTGATGTTTTTAGAACTTCTGGAACGAATGTAGGAATAAGGAATTTATCAATTTTTGCGAGCAGTAATTCAGGAATTAGGGTTGATGGCGGTTCTTTATCCGTATCAAATAATATAATTGGTTTAGATGCTACCGGAATAACTACAAACGATTTAAATATAGGCATAGAGAATTTATCGGGTAATTTAACTGCCGATGGCAATTATATTGCAAATTCTGGAGACAACGCAATTTTAGTTAACGGAGGAACATCTAGCATTATCCAAAACAATCATCTTGCTAATAATGGTAATGCAGCTTGTGATGATGCAATTTTACTCACTGGTGGATCAGGGATACAGATTCTACAAAACCTTATTGATACATCTGCATCAACAGCTATAGATGGTGAAGCTATTTCTGGTGGCGTAATTATATCTGAAAATTCCTTAACTAGTTCAGGGCAGAATGGGGGAAATTGTACGGGTAGCCCTCAACAAATGGCTATTAGGTTAGCAGGTGATGGTTCGGAGATAATAAGCAATAAGATATATTCAAATGGAGGTGCTGGTATTAGTATAATTGGTGGAGTATCTAACCGAATTAGTCAGAATTCTATATATGCAAATGGTACTGTTAGTGATGCTCTAGGTATAGATTTAAATAATGATGGGGTTACTTTAAACGATAGTTCTGATTCTGATTCAGGTCCAAATAATCGAGAGAATTTTCCTGTCATTTCAGGAGCGTATATTTCTGGTACTAATTTAGTAGTAACAGGTTGGGCGGCTTCAGGAACTACTGTAGAAGTATTTTTTACTGATATTAATGAAGGTTCCGCACTATTAGGAGATAATCAATTAGGTTTATCTCAAGATTATGGTGAGGGGCAAACTTATATAGGTTCGGCTGTTGAAGGTAGTGCCGCTGATCAAGATGGATCTATCTCGTCTTATTTAGATGATGATGGTAATACAGACAATACCAACAAATACAAATTTGTATTTCCATTGCCTTCTGGTACTGTTTTGGGAGATCAAATTACAACCACAGGGACAAGGTCAAATTCTACTTCTGAATTTTCACCAATGGTTGTGATTTCAGCATATACTGTAATTACGAATAGAAGAATCACATATCGAATCAAGTCTAATTAA
- a CDS encoding PorP/SprF family type IX secretion system membrane protein, protein MNIRNKVLILSSVFLLICGTIFAQQDAQYTQYMFNTMSVNPAYAGSRGALSIAALYRSQWVGLEGAPKTQTLNIQSPIRNSKLGYGFSIVNDEIGDGVVQETYFDAVVSYTIDVSSEGKLSFGLKAGGNLLNLDFNQLRNFDQEPVNADNIENRFSPNVGVGMYYHSSKFYAGLSAPNLFQTEHFDNSQRDAGSVQFLSKERINFYLITGYVFDLNGNLKFKPALLTKVVGGAPLQVDMSASFMFNDKFTFGAAYRWDAAVSAMAGFQISDQFMIGLAYDRETTDLGGTQFNDGSFEVLLRYELVKSFQKLVSPRFF, encoded by the coding sequence ATGAATATTAGAAATAAAGTTTTAATTCTATCAAGTGTTTTTTTACTCATTTGTGGAACCATTTTTGCTCAACAAGATGCTCAATACACGCAATATATGTTTAATACCATGAGTGTTAACCCAGCGTATGCTGGATCTCGTGGAGCATTAAGTATAGCGGCTTTGTATAGGTCTCAGTGGGTTGGTTTAGAAGGAGCTCCAAAGACGCAAACTTTGAACATTCAATCTCCAATAAGAAATAGTAAACTTGGTTATGGTTTTTCTATCGTAAATGATGAAATAGGGGATGGTGTAGTACAAGAAACTTACTTTGATGCAGTAGTTTCATACACTATTGATGTTTCTTCAGAAGGGAAATTATCATTTGGTTTAAAAGCTGGGGGAAATTTATTGAATCTTGATTTTAACCAATTACGAAATTTTGATCAAGAACCCGTTAACGCTGATAATATTGAGAATAGATTTTCGCCAAATGTTGGCGTAGGTATGTATTACCATTCAAGTAAATTTTATGCAGGGCTTTCGGCACCAAATCTTTTTCAAACTGAACATTTTGATAATTCTCAACGAGATGCCGGAAGTGTTCAATTTCTTTCTAAAGAGAGAATAAATTTTTATCTGATTACGGGATATGTTTTTGATTTGAACGGTAATCTAAAATTTAAGCCGGCCTTGCTTACAAAAGTGGTTGGTGGTGCACCGTTGCAGGTTGATATGTCTGCTAGCTTCATGTTCAATGATAAATTTACCTTTGGTGCAGCTTATAGATGGGATGCTGCAGTAAGTGCAATGGCAGGTTTCCAAATTTCTGACCAGTTTATGATTGGTTTAGCTTATGATAGGGAGACTACAGATTTGGGAGGAACACAGTTTAATGATGGTTCATTTGAGGTTCTTTTAAGGTATGAATTGGTTAAATCTTTTCAAAAATTGGTTTCACCTCGTTTTTTCTAA
- a CDS encoding OmpA family protein, protein MKHKVKYIIVILFLFHGLAEAQERLIEKGNEKFEAYSFRPAIDIYKKVLEKGYSSADLLRKLGDSYYYNAEYKDAGDTYMKLMSEFPDETTAEDYFKYAQTLKTLGDYDTSGMIMSKFKEMTKSDVRATAFSNDRNFKKEIEDNSGRYILGPFEFNSPYSEFAPSFYKEGLIFSSDRDTGNFARYRHTWNAKDFLDLYEVNADSSSINKAKKLDENVNTRYHESTSVVTKDGKTLYFTRNNSEKKKTIKDDKGIVRLKIFRAKLNEEGAWDEIEELPFNSDSYSVANPALSADEKTLYFVSDMPGTVGESDLFFVTINQDNTFGSPQNLGPNINTEARETFPYITSEEILYFSSDGHPGLGGLDVFATKIKRQDFTGKVLNVGKPVNSNSDDFTFIFNEELRTGYVASNREEGLGYDDIYSLTETRPLVFDCIQQVTGTVRDKITNEVLVGATIKVIDENNEELLSTITDSDGTYSLELDCNKGNFVRALMEGYIPFEEYLGVSDGKPKIIDFYLERDQITAGFGDDLAKLLQLSTIYFDFDKYNIRKDSEVEIEKVIAAMEKYPSLKLKVNSHTDSRGPAAYNLWLSQKRAESTVNYMIKKGISSDRLVSEGFGETKLLNECTDGVKCSAVKHDINRRSEFIILE, encoded by the coding sequence ATGAAACATAAAGTAAAGTATATTATAGTAATCTTATTTTTATTTCATGGATTAGCCGAGGCTCAAGAACGGTTAATAGAAAAAGGAAATGAAAAATTCGAAGCATATTCGTTTAGGCCAGCAATTGATATTTATAAAAAAGTATTGGAAAAGGGCTATTCATCTGCAGATTTATTAAGAAAATTAGGGGATTCTTATTATTACAATGCAGAATATAAAGATGCAGGTGATACGTATATGAAATTAATGTCTGAATTTCCCGACGAAACAACAGCCGAAGATTATTTTAAATATGCGCAAACATTAAAAACATTAGGAGATTATGATACTTCTGGTATGATAATGAGCAAGTTTAAGGAAATGACCAAAAGTGACGTTCGTGCAACCGCATTTAGTAATGATCGTAATTTTAAAAAAGAAATAGAAGATAATTCAGGAAGATATATTCTTGGACCATTTGAATTTAATTCCCCCTATTCAGAATTTGCTCCTTCCTTTTATAAAGAAGGTTTGATCTTTTCGTCGGATAGGGATACAGGTAATTTTGCTAGATATCGTCATACTTGGAATGCTAAGGATTTTTTAGACTTATATGAGGTAAATGCAGATAGTTCATCAATAAACAAAGCAAAGAAATTAGATGAAAACGTAAATACTCGGTATCATGAGTCAACTTCAGTAGTAACCAAAGATGGTAAAACGTTATACTTTACTAGAAATAATTCTGAAAAGAAGAAAACTATAAAAGATGATAAAGGAATTGTTCGATTAAAAATTTTCCGAGCAAAATTAAATGAGGAGGGAGCCTGGGATGAAATCGAAGAATTGCCATTTAATAGTGATTCTTATTCTGTTGCTAACCCAGCTTTAAGTGCTGATGAGAAAACATTATATTTTGTTTCGGATATGCCAGGTACAGTTGGGGAGTCCGATTTATTTTTTGTGACCATCAATCAGGATAATACATTTGGATCACCACAAAATTTAGGACCAAACATTAATACCGAAGCAAGAGAAACTTTTCCTTATATAACAAGTGAGGAGATTTTATATTTTTCTTCAGATGGGCATCCAGGTCTTGGTGGTTTAGATGTTTTTGCAACAAAAATAAAAAGACAAGATTTTACAGGTAAAGTTTTAAATGTAGGTAAACCAGTAAACAGTAATAGTGATGATTTCACCTTCATATTTAATGAAGAATTAAGAACAGGTTATGTAGCATCAAATAGAGAAGAAGGTTTAGGATACGATGATATTTATAGTTTAACAGAAACTAGACCTTTGGTTTTTGATTGTATCCAACAAGTTACGGGTACAGTAAGAGATAAAATTACAAATGAAGTATTGGTAGGTGCAACAATAAAAGTAATTGATGAGAATAATGAAGAACTATTATCAACGATTACGGATTCTGACGGAACATATAGTCTAGAATTAGACTGTAATAAGGGTAATTTTGTTAGAGCATTAATGGAAGGATACATTCCGTTTGAAGAATATTTAGGCGTTTCTGATGGTAAACCTAAAATCATTGATTTTTATCTAGAAAGAGATCAAATTACAGCTGGTTTCGGTGATGATTTGGCCAAACTATTACAGTTAAGTACTATATATTTCGATTTTGATAAATATAACATTAGAAAGGATTCTGAAGTGGAGATTGAAAAAGTAATTGCGGCTATGGAAAAATATCCAAGTTTAAAATTAAAAGTAAATTCTCATACCGATAGTAGAGGGCCAGCAGCATATAACCTATGGTTATCTCAAAAAAGGGCAGAGTCTACAGTAAATTATATGATAAAAAAAGGTATTTCTTCAGATCGACTAGTAAGTGAAGGCTTCGGTGAAACCAAATTACTAAATGAATGTACTGACGGGGTTAAATGTAGTGCAGTTAAACACGATATAAACAGAAGGTCAGAGTTCATAATTCTTGAATAA